The following proteins are co-located in the Gloeocapsa sp. PCC 7428 genome:
- a CDS encoding thioesterase family protein, which produces MAFTYHRTVRFQDTDAAGVVYFANVLAMCHEAYEASLATSGFDLKAFFSNPAVAFPIVHASVDFFRPLFCGDLLSIRLIPQKLQEDSFTITYEVMAMEKVVAKAMTRHVCIDAESRKRQSLSVEMEQWLQQWEDS; this is translated from the coding sequence ATGGCGTTTACTTATCATCGCACTGTTCGCTTTCAAGATACCGATGCGGCTGGTGTTGTTTACTTTGCTAACGTCTTGGCGATGTGTCATGAAGCTTATGAAGCGTCGCTAGCAACATCGGGTTTTGATCTTAAGGCTTTTTTCAGCAATCCTGCTGTGGCGTTTCCGATTGTTCATGCGAGTGTCGATTTTTTTCGCCCTTTATTTTGTGGCGATTTGTTATCGATTCGTTTGATTCCACAAAAATTACAAGAGGATAGTTTCACAATTACTTATGAGGTGATGGCGATGGAAAAGGTTGTCGCAAAAGCGATGACTCGTCATGTTTGCATTGATGCGGAAAGTCGAAAACGGCAAAGTTTATCAGTAGAAATGGAACAATGGTTGCAGCAGTGGGAGGATAGCTAG